Sequence from the Ochrobactrum sp. Marseille-Q0166 genome:
TGCAACGATGGCGATACAATTTTCATACATGGTGGAACAACCTGTTCTCTATTCTCGCGAAAACTCGCTACCAAAAGCCTCAAGGTCATCACCAATTCGGTTGCAGTAGCAGATACGATATGGAACAGTTCGACATGTAACCTGCACGTGCTGGGTGGAGATTTGCATCGGGAGCCTGCAATCTTCTATTCTCCACAGCTATGGACTGAAGAATTTTACGTGTCCCGATATTTCCTGGGCACGCTTGGAATAGACAACGAGGGCTTGCTGGAGAATAATCCGCTTCTTGTCCGCGTTATTGATATGGTCGTTGGGCGAGCAAGCGAAGTTGTTGTTTTAGCTGATAGCTCCAAGTTCTTCGCACGCCCGCGACTTCGTGCCCTGACCTTTAATCGCATCAGCACACTTATCACGGATGATGGTATTTCTGATGCAAATGCAAAAATGATCGAAGACGCTGGAGTTGAGTTGATAGTTTGCTCTTCGTGATGTTATAAATTTTGATATTGCAATAATATTATTATAAACTGTATTTTTATAAGATGTATATTTATTATGTTAATAAAAACATGTTGAATTTCAGGAAATCAATCTCAGCGCGGCTTGCGATGAATTTTATTTCGGATTTTTTATTTTTGATAGATGTACCATGTCATTAAATTATTTTTTAAACATTTTCTAGAT
This genomic interval carries:
- a CDS encoding DeoR/GlpR family DNA-binding transcription regulator, with product MNELERQEAILRILATSQFASVNDIVDLLDVSPATVRRDIAKLNEQGAIRKVHGGITTADNLSSASGRSKPYIENQVINVAQKEAIASAAAEYCNDGDTIFIHGGTTCSLFSRKLATKSLKVITNSVAVADTIWNSSTCNLHVLGGDLHREPAIFYSPQLWTEEFYVSRYFLGTLGIDNEGLLENNPLLVRVIDMVVGRASEVVVLADSSKFFARPRLRALTFNRISTLITDDGISDANAKMIEDAGVELIVCSS